The Vibrio echinoideorum genome includes a region encoding these proteins:
- a CDS encoding LysR family transcriptional regulator: protein MDINLDIQNILVIKRMYELRNVGLVAESLGKTPGAISKNLSKLRVQLDDPLFIQTKHGFEPTTFIENNIDNFEQILSSVEAIKHQEFCPVSYQGDVKIYANTLFWERFGSKLYLTLSKGAPHVRFSLERWSTNVKNRIIEGEDAIAVHYFDESLPQSISQKEIGKGKVVFFVREDHKAQSFKSLVNYPIILFKTPGWNDNKYPILGRLRNIGFHVDPKVEADHPAMIHDIVLKSDYFGITLDGSVPEGCRSIDLPENLTIDVSYVMSCRRSQKDAPLNQWLFDTLSSVLKQ from the coding sequence GTGGACATCAATCTCGATATTCAGAATATCTTGGTCATCAAACGTATGTATGAGCTTCGTAATGTTGGCTTAGTTGCAGAATCGCTAGGAAAAACCCCAGGGGCGATCAGTAAGAACCTTTCGAAATTAAGAGTACAACTGGACGACCCACTGTTCATTCAAACCAAGCATGGGTTCGAACCAACGACATTTATTGAAAACAATATTGATAATTTTGAGCAGATACTAAGCAGTGTCGAGGCGATAAAGCATCAAGAGTTCTGCCCTGTATCTTATCAGGGAGATGTGAAAATCTACGCCAATACACTTTTTTGGGAGCGCTTTGGTTCTAAGCTTTACCTCACTCTGAGTAAAGGAGCCCCGCATGTTCGCTTCTCACTGGAGAGATGGAGCACTAATGTAAAAAACAGAATCATCGAGGGTGAAGACGCAATAGCCGTTCACTACTTTGATGAAAGCCTGCCGCAGTCCATTTCACAGAAAGAGATTGGAAAAGGAAAAGTCGTATTCTTTGTGAGAGAAGATCATAAAGCACAAAGCTTTAAATCGCTCGTCAACTATCCAATCATCTTATTTAAAACCCCGGGCTGGAATGACAATAAATACCCTATTCTCGGTCGCCTTCGAAATATCGGATTTCATGTCGATCCAAAAGTGGAAGCCGATCACCCCGCAATGATCCACGATATTGTGCTGAAGTCCGATTATTTTGGAATCACCCTAGATGGCAGTGTGCCAGAAGGGTGTCGCAGCATTGATTTACCAGAAAATCTTACGATTGATGTGAGTTATGTGATGAGTTGCCGTCGTTCTCAGAAAGATGCTCCATTGAATCAATGGCTTTTTGATACGCTGAGCTCAGTATTAAAACAATAG
- a CDS encoding Dabb family protein — MTQKETGMIRHILLIKFKENAEASEVQKLKMLFEAMPNKVDGVTSVEWGLNDSPENKNQGYTHSVLMTFKDEKGRQNYLPHPEHDALKDVFRPLLDDIIVFDYSL, encoded by the coding sequence ATGACTCAAAAAGAAACGGGAATGATTCGTCATATTCTATTGATTAAGTTTAAAGAAAACGCAGAGGCTTCAGAGGTTCAAAAACTAAAGATGTTATTTGAAGCGATGCCAAACAAGGTTGACGGGGTAACTTCAGTAGAGTGGGGGTTAAATGATAGCCCAGAGAATAAGAACCAAGGTTATACCCATTCAGTTTTAATGACGTTTAAGGATGAAAAGGGGCGTCAGAACTATCTTCCACACCCAGAGCATGATGCGCTGAAAGATGTATTTCGTCCGTTGTTAGACGACATCATCGTGTTTGATTACTCCCTATAA
- the ltrA gene encoding group II intron reverse transcriptase/maturase yields the protein MSNLSIPTTPTGDYYQQRNDRQPSFNSDLFTQLLRSENLQQAWRQVKANKGAAGIDGMTIDAFPLWLQQGGWQQCKSQLEHGEYKPSAVRRVEIDKPDGGKRKLGIPTVIDRVIQQAIAQILTPLFDPFFSTNSFGFRPNRNAKQAVLKVRDTIKQKRTFAVDVDLSKFFDRVNHDLLMTQLKEKIQDKRLLALIGKYLRAGVMVNDQFEASSEGVPQGGPLSPLLSNIMLDSLDKELENRGHQFARYADDFIILVRSQRAGVRVLKSITHYLATTLKLVVNEQKSQVVKVAQSKFLGFTFSRGKIQWHAKTVRILKQKIRRLTNRNWGVSMSYQLFKLRQYLQGWINYFGIANAYQACVDLDQWIRRRVRMCYWRQWRKPRTKVQNLLKRGVWIQTAVGCGITSKGPWRSSKTPGIQQALSNDYLRKAGLFSLKDGWIAVQYPNQKI from the coding sequence TTGTCAAACTTGTCGATACCCACTACGCCGACAGGCGATTACTATCAACAGCGTAATGATAGGCAACCATCCTTCAACAGCGATCTATTCACTCAATTGCTCCGATCTGAAAATTTACAGCAAGCATGGCGTCAAGTTAAAGCCAACAAAGGTGCGGCAGGTATCGATGGCATGACCATCGACGCCTTCCCGCTTTGGCTACAACAAGGGGGCTGGCAGCAATGTAAATCTCAATTAGAGCACGGTGAATATAAACCCTCAGCGGTCAGACGTGTAGAGATTGATAAACCCGATGGCGGTAAACGCAAATTGGGGATCCCTACCGTTATTGATCGAGTGATACAGCAAGCCATTGCTCAAATACTCACCCCCCTGTTTGACCCCTTCTTTTCGACTAACAGCTTTGGCTTTAGGCCGAATAGAAATGCCAAACAAGCGGTACTGAAAGTACGGGATACCATTAAACAGAAACGAACATTTGCTGTCGATGTTGACCTGTCTAAATTCTTTGACCGAGTTAATCATGATCTCTTGATGACTCAACTGAAGGAAAAGATACAGGATAAGCGTCTACTGGCGCTTATTGGTAAATACCTCCGTGCCGGTGTGATGGTCAACGACCAATTTGAAGCAAGCTCGGAAGGTGTGCCTCAAGGTGGTCCACTCTCGCCATTACTATCAAACATTATGTTGGATAGTCTGGATAAAGAGCTGGAAAACAGAGGGCATCAATTCGCCCGCTACGCGGACGACTTCATTATTCTGGTGAGGTCTCAACGAGCGGGAGTCCGCGTGCTAAAGAGCATTACTCACTACCTCGCCACGACGTTAAAACTGGTTGTTAATGAACAGAAAAGCCAAGTGGTTAAGGTAGCTCAAAGCAAGTTCCTTGGTTTCACCTTTTCCCGAGGTAAGATCCAGTGGCACGCTAAAACGGTACGTATTTTGAAACAAAAGATAAGGCGACTCACAAACCGAAACTGGGGTGTCAGTATGAGTTATCAATTATTTAAACTACGGCAATACCTGCAAGGCTGGATTAATTACTTTGGCATCGCTAACGCTTATCAAGCGTGTGTCGATTTAGACCAGTGGATACGTCGACGAGTACGTATGTGCTACTGGCGTCAGTGGCGTAAACCACGGACAAAGGTGCAAAACTTACTTAAACGCGGAGTCTGGATCCAAACTGCCGTTGGTTGTGGTATCACAAGCAAAGGGCCGTGGCGAAGTTCGAAAACACCTGGGATACAGCAAGCACTGAGTAATGATTACCTTAGGAAGGCGGGATTATTTTCACTGAAAGACGGATGGATCGCTGTTCAATATCCAAACCAGAAGATATAA
- a CDS encoding PIN domain-containing protein: MSQKEYDAILVDTSIFDGNGLRLESGLLSKLKQFAKSDIDFLMPDVIEHEILAHLDKKIRVSRNALEKAINDASSHLFFDGSILNDAKKLLVDSTEIEELAKSRLEAFLKATNALKLECDDYISVGELLKKYFSNEAPFSETGKKKNEFPDAIILMAVEEWADQEGKSVLAVAKDNDWERYCQSSANIDHIDDLSKALSHFNTATAPYALVESLKQSLDSSSAVGFLSKIESSLELALLGFTPDQEADSQFYWEADGASGRFNSFKFMEHDFTVVDTDTDTDTDTDTDKDWVVIEAWAEITVEADGEFSLSAYDGIDRDYVGLNSITVTAEAEFQSEILITISGDLSGDINELDIDDVEIVDSITTMDFGELELDYGDYY; this comes from the coding sequence ATGAGTCAGAAAGAATACGATGCAATATTGGTAGATACATCAATATTTGACGGGAACGGACTACGGTTGGAGAGTGGTTTACTAAGTAAACTAAAGCAGTTTGCCAAGAGTGATATCGACTTTCTGATGCCTGATGTCATAGAACATGAAATTTTAGCTCACCTTGATAAGAAAATTAGAGTTTCACGTAACGCACTAGAAAAAGCTATTAATGATGCGTCTTCCCATCTGTTTTTTGATGGCAGCATTTTAAACGATGCTAAGAAGTTACTGGTAGATAGCACAGAAATTGAAGAGCTTGCTAAATCAAGGCTAGAGGCTTTTCTTAAGGCTACGAACGCACTTAAATTAGAGTGTGACGACTATATTTCTGTTGGTGAACTGCTAAAGAAATACTTTTCGAATGAAGCTCCTTTCTCAGAAACAGGTAAAAAGAAGAATGAATTTCCAGATGCCATCATACTTATGGCTGTTGAAGAGTGGGCTGACCAAGAGGGCAAGTCGGTTCTCGCAGTAGCAAAAGATAATGATTGGGAGCGTTACTGTCAGAGCTCAGCGAATATTGATCATATAGACGATTTGTCAAAGGCCTTGTCACACTTTAACACTGCAACAGCCCCATATGCTTTAGTCGAAAGCCTCAAGCAGTCTTTAGACTCATCTTCTGCAGTCGGATTTCTATCGAAAATCGAATCAAGCTTAGAGCTCGCTCTGTTGGGCTTTACGCCAGACCAAGAAGCAGATTCTCAATTCTATTGGGAAGCGGATGGGGCATCAGGTCGGTTTAATAGTTTTAAATTCATGGAACATGATTTCACAGTCGTAGATACAGATACAGATACAGATACAGATACAGATACAGATAAAGATTGGGTAGTCATAGAAGCTTGGGCTGAAATTACTGTGGAAGCAGATGGCGAGTTTTCATTATCAGCTTATGATGGTATTGACCGAGATTACGTAGGCTTGAATAGTATCACCGTAACAGCTGAAGCTGAATTTCAGTCTGAAATACTGATTACCATCTCTGGTGACTTGAGTGGTGATATAAATGAACTTGATATTGATGACGTCGAAATAGTTGACTCTATAACCACTATGGATTTTGGTGAACTAGAGCTTGATTACGGGGACTACTATTAA
- a CDS encoding GTPase family protein has translation MKKIRNLFRLLAVLSSGRWGIALISAIFPSIIMMAFGLFLAIKYGYLLEMSIAIAVSTLVFTIPLFISSRSSRKPTYSDSSSHDESDVQPEAGASPKNSDINDALVKASDEWSQAELSIWNDSKHHVRQQLMVDIEWGNLDQTGLEVLEFVAKKFDKKSLDFSIPEGLKLFEEVSRRYKLVVRGHIPGIEYLKVSYIKAGYEAYDKYGELGQKIVKAAIWGNHLKNLYLNPLKVISDLGREQATSSMTKGVVDDMQYAAKQALLDEVAAVAIDLYSGRFSIEDEALRASDVSEIDEQRFAPELEPVRIVLVGQTSSGKSSLINALKQELVAEVDVLPSTDTSTVYNAFVDDNDVRVVDLQGLDGNAKTEALMLKEMTQADVVLWVLKANQSARELDKQLKGKFDAFYDDPKNISRKKPIVVSVVNQVDRLKPVDEWQPPYDLENPTSAKAKIIAQALEYNHILLQSDIVLPLAIAPEKTIFGLEALKQMLIEGIADANNVQRNRQRLEAMKRGTSVKGQLNKVVKAGKKVAPSALKAATPKLAEMAIKQVVKKK, from the coding sequence ATGAAGAAAATTAGAAACCTATTTCGATTATTGGCCGTTCTGTCTAGTGGACGTTGGGGCATTGCTCTGATTTCGGCCATCTTCCCGAGCATCATCATGATGGCATTTGGTCTTTTCTTGGCGATCAAATATGGCTACCTATTGGAAATGTCGATTGCCATTGCGGTGAGTACCTTGGTGTTCACCATTCCTTTATTCATTTCTAGCCGTTCTTCGCGTAAACCAACTTATAGCGACTCTTCTTCACATGATGAAAGTGACGTTCAACCTGAAGCCGGAGCATCGCCCAAGAATTCAGACATCAATGATGCGCTGGTTAAAGCGTCTGATGAATGGTCTCAAGCAGAGCTATCAATCTGGAACGACTCGAAACACCATGTACGACAACAGTTAATGGTCGACATCGAGTGGGGTAATCTCGACCAAACCGGTTTAGAGGTACTTGAGTTCGTCGCCAAAAAGTTTGATAAGAAATCACTCGATTTTTCAATCCCTGAAGGGCTGAAGCTGTTTGAAGAAGTGAGCCGACGATACAAGTTAGTGGTACGGGGACATATACCGGGAATTGAGTATCTTAAGGTTTCCTATATCAAAGCGGGCTACGAAGCCTATGACAAGTACGGTGAGCTAGGGCAGAAGATCGTTAAAGCCGCTATCTGGGGCAATCACCTTAAGAATCTGTATTTGAATCCATTGAAAGTGATTTCTGATTTAGGTCGAGAGCAAGCGACATCATCCATGACCAAAGGTGTGGTTGATGACATGCAATACGCCGCGAAACAAGCCTTACTCGATGAGGTGGCTGCGGTAGCGATTGATCTCTATAGCGGTCGATTCAGCATTGAAGATGAAGCATTAAGAGCGTCTGATGTTTCTGAAATAGATGAACAACGCTTTGCACCAGAATTAGAGCCAGTAAGAATTGTGCTGGTGGGGCAAACAAGCTCAGGTAAATCGTCACTGATTAATGCGCTCAAGCAGGAGCTCGTTGCCGAGGTGGATGTATTGCCATCAACCGACACTTCAACCGTATACAACGCGTTTGTCGATGACAATGATGTTCGAGTGGTTGATCTTCAAGGGCTGGATGGTAATGCCAAAACCGAAGCTCTAATGCTTAAAGAGATGACCCAAGCCGATGTGGTACTTTGGGTGCTTAAAGCCAATCAATCGGCTCGTGAACTGGATAAGCAATTGAAGGGCAAGTTTGATGCTTTTTATGACGATCCTAAAAACATCTCACGCAAGAAGCCAATCGTTGTTTCGGTTGTGAATCAGGTCGACCGATTAAAGCCTGTTGATGAGTGGCAGCCTCCGTATGACTTAGAGAACCCAACATCGGCCAAAGCAAAGATCATTGCTCAAGCACTCGAATACAACCATATATTGCTGCAGTCTGATATCGTGTTGCCGCTCGCTATTGCACCAGAAAAGACGATTTTTGGTTTAGAAGCACTCAAGCAGATGCTAATCGAAGGCATAGCTGATGCTAATAATGTGCAAAGAAACCGCCAACGTTTGGAGGCAATGAAACGGGGAACATCGGTTAAAGGTCAACTGAACAAAGTAGTGAAGGCCGGTAAGAAGGTAGCACCAAGTGCATTGAAGGCAGCGACACCAAAACTGGCTGAAATGGCCATCAAGCAAGTTGTGAAGAAAAAGTAA
- a CDS encoding YcjF family protein produces the protein MFDQIKDFINPSKNPDLTQAQEYQRKHLPTLWLLGKTGAGKSSFIQAVTGDSSIEVGNGFAPCTMTAMSYEFPQIKPVMRFLDTRGLGEADYDPKEDLEEIGQAGNALVVVMKADEPEQSSVLAALKQIKKQKKIKHLLLVHTAVLFSNEIDRARQIQFNINQVETVWGKGLESVAVDFETDDLSNNSGSVYNYDILLEKLTNILPVIGMMVVDKEHSTQEEANFDQVENEVLWYAGSAAASDLIPGVGLVSVPAIQAKMLHSLANQYGVEWNKRVFSELIGTLGSSFALQYGMKLGTRQLIKLIPVYGQTVGAVAAAAMSFGTSYGLGRAACFYFYHKNKGEEVSEKEMQNIYKESLKKGKAASGYEEN, from the coding sequence ATGTTTGATCAAATAAAAGATTTCATCAATCCGAGTAAGAATCCAGACCTCACACAGGCTCAGGAATACCAACGTAAGCATCTGCCGACACTGTGGCTGTTGGGCAAAACGGGAGCGGGCAAGTCATCGTTTATTCAAGCGGTCACGGGTGATTCCTCTATTGAAGTGGGGAATGGCTTTGCTCCATGCACTATGACTGCAATGTCGTATGAGTTTCCTCAAATTAAGCCGGTAATGCGATTCCTTGATACCAGAGGGTTGGGTGAGGCGGATTATGATCCTAAAGAGGATCTAGAAGAGATCGGCCAAGCGGGTAATGCGTTAGTCGTGGTGATGAAAGCCGATGAGCCTGAGCAATCCTCCGTGCTTGCGGCTCTGAAACAGATTAAGAAACAAAAGAAGATTAAACACTTGTTGCTTGTTCATACGGCGGTTTTGTTTTCCAATGAAATAGACCGCGCAAGACAAATTCAATTCAACATCAACCAAGTAGAAACGGTTTGGGGTAAGGGATTGGAATCGGTCGCGGTGGATTTCGAAACGGATGACTTGAGTAATAACAGTGGCTCAGTTTACAACTATGACATCTTGTTAGAAAAGTTGACCAATATCCTTCCTGTTATTGGAATGATGGTGGTAGACAAAGAACATTCCACTCAAGAAGAAGCCAACTTTGACCAAGTCGAAAACGAAGTGCTTTGGTACGCGGGAAGCGCAGCGGCGAGTGACCTGATTCCGGGTGTTGGCTTAGTGTCTGTACCTGCGATTCAAGCGAAAATGCTCCACAGTTTGGCGAACCAATATGGGGTCGAATGGAACAAGAGAGTCTTCAGTGAGTTGATAGGTACTTTGGGAAGCAGCTTTGCTTTGCAATACGGAATGAAGCTGGGCACTCGACAGCTGATAAAGTTGATTCCGGTTTATGGTCAAACGGTCGGAGCGGTTGCAGCCGCCGCCATGAGTTTCGGTACCAGCTATGGTTTAGGTCGCGCGGCCTGTTTTTACTTCTATCATAAGAACAAAGGCGAAGAAGTCTCTGAAAAAGAGATGCAAAATATTTACAAAGAATCCCTGAAAAAAGGTAAGGCGGCGTCGGGCTATGAAGAAAATTAG
- the tnaA gene encoding tryptophanase, which translates to MENFKHLPEPFRIRVVEPVKRTTSAYREQAIVDAGMNPFLLDSDDVFIDLLTDSGTGSITQRMQAAMLMGDEAYSGSRSYYALSNAVKDIFGYKLTIPTHQGRGAEQIYIPVLIKKREMEKGLDRSKMVALSNYFFDTTQGHTQVNCCVAKNVYTKEAFDTSVNADFKGNFDVVKLEEAILEAGAANVPYIVSTITCNSAGGQPVSIANLKAVYDVAQKYDIPVIMDSARYAENAFFIQQREAGYQDWTIEQITRESYKYADGLAMSAKKDAMVQMGGLLCFKDDSFMDVYTECRTLCVVQEGFPTYGGLEGGAMERLAVGLYDGMRQDWLEYRIGQVQYLVDGLEAMGIVCQQAGGHAAFVDAGKLLPHIPAGQFPAHALACELYKVAGIRAVEIGSLLQGRDPATGEQHPCPAELLRLTIPRATYTQTHMDFIIEAFEKVKENAGKVKGLDFTYEPPVLRHFTARLKEVETSIKQPIKKSKPELEEA; encoded by the coding sequence ATGGAAAACTTCAAGCATCTACCAGAACCGTTTCGTATTCGCGTTGTAGAACCAGTAAAAAGAACAACCTCTGCATATCGTGAGCAAGCCATTGTTGACGCGGGCATGAACCCATTCTTACTGGATAGTGATGATGTGTTTATCGATTTACTGACCGACAGTGGTACAGGTTCTATTACTCAGCGTATGCAAGCAGCGATGTTAATGGGGGATGAAGCTTACAGTGGTAGCCGCAGTTACTATGCATTGTCGAATGCGGTTAAGGATATCTTCGGTTACAAGTTGACGATTCCAACACACCAAGGGCGTGGAGCCGAGCAGATCTACATTCCTGTTCTTATCAAGAAGCGTGAAATGGAAAAGGGATTGGATCGCAGCAAAATGGTCGCCCTTTCTAACTACTTCTTCGATACCACGCAAGGCCACACTCAAGTGAACTGTTGTGTAGCGAAAAATGTCTACACCAAAGAAGCGTTCGATACTTCAGTGAATGCCGACTTTAAAGGCAACTTCGACGTTGTGAAACTGGAAGAAGCGATCTTAGAAGCGGGCGCTGCCAACGTTCCTTACATCGTGAGTACCATTACCTGTAACTCTGCTGGTGGACAGCCGGTATCAATCGCGAACTTGAAAGCTGTGTATGACGTGGCTCAGAAGTACGATATTCCAGTGATTATGGATTCTGCTCGCTACGCTGAAAATGCCTTCTTCATTCAACAGCGCGAAGCGGGTTATCAAGATTGGACAATCGAGCAAATCACGCGTGAGTCTTACAAATACGCTGATGGCTTAGCAATGTCTGCTAAGAAAGATGCGATGGTGCAAATGGGTGGCTTGTTGTGCTTCAAAGACGATTCTTTCATGGATGTGTACACAGAGTGTCGAACACTGTGTGTAGTTCAAGAGGGCTTCCCAACCTATGGTGGCTTAGAAGGTGGCGCGATGGAGCGTTTAGCCGTTGGTCTATACGACGGCATGCGCCAAGATTGGTTAGAGTACCGTATTGGTCAGGTTCAATACCTTGTTGATGGACTAGAAGCAATGGGTATCGTGTGCCAGCAAGCAGGCGGTCATGCTGCGTTTGTAGATGCGGGTAAACTGCTTCCTCATATTCCGGCTGGTCAGTTCCCAGCACATGCTTTGGCGTGCGAACTCTATAAAGTAGCGGGTATCAGAGCGGTTGAGATTGGTTCATTGCTGCAAGGCCGCGACCCAGCGACAGGTGAACAGCACCCATGCCCTGCGGAGCTATTGCGTCTTACTATTCCAAGAGCGACGTACACACAAACCCACATGGATTTCATTATCGAAGCATTCGAGAAAGTAAAAGAGAACGCTGGGAAAGTAAAAGGGCTTGACTTTACCTATGAACCGCCTGTGTTAAGACACTTTACAGCGCGCTTGAAAGAGGTAGAAACCAGTATCAAACAACCTATAAAGAAGAGTAAACCAGAGCTAGAAGAAGCTTAA
- a CDS encoding M4 family metallopeptidase, whose protein sequence is MNQQRQLSWKIAAILGTSFGFTAHAAEMVRVDNDTLLQQSLVAQSKSVAPLELGFSEVKRVVLPNGKTKVRYQQTHLGLPIFNTSVVATLSKNQPTQVFGSMAQGISGDLSSIAPKLNREQAIEAAISSHRTFTVGKKSIENKNAKLMVRLDENQVAQVVYLVDFFIASSMPERPFYFIDATTGDVLQKWNGLNHAKALGTGPGGNLKTTRYEYGSDFPSFPIDKTGTTCTLENDSVKTVDLNNGTSGSSAYSYDCSDNTNYTDHKYVNGSYSPLNDAHYFGNVVFDMYKEWMNTSPLTFQLTMRVHYSTDYENAFWNGSSMTFGDGGSTFYPLVDINVSAHEVSHGFTEQNSGLVYQNMSGGINEAFSDIAGEAAEYYLRGSVDWIVGSDIFKSEGGLRYFDQPSKDGRSIDHASQYYDGLNVHLSSGVYNRAFYLLANKSGWDVRKGFEIFTVANQLYWTANSTFDAGACGVAKAAADMGYVVADVEDAFNTVGVNASCGVMPPTGNVLTKGTPIANLSGNQSSETFYTFTVDSASSVTVSMSGGSGDADLYVKSGSKPTTSSYDCRPYRAGNNEQCSVSAQPGITYHVLLRGYSNYSGLTLRLD, encoded by the coding sequence ATGAACCAACAACGTCAACTAAGCTGGAAAATAGCAGCTATTCTAGGTACATCTTTTGGCTTTACTGCACACGCTGCAGAAATGGTCAGAGTCGATAACGATACACTGCTACAACAAAGCCTCGTCGCTCAGTCGAAGAGTGTTGCCCCACTAGAATTAGGTTTTTCTGAAGTAAAACGGGTGGTACTGCCCAATGGAAAAACCAAAGTCCGCTATCAACAAACTCACCTAGGTTTACCCATCTTTAATACTTCGGTCGTGGCCACCCTTTCCAAGAACCAACCCACTCAAGTGTTCGGTTCCATGGCACAAGGGATCAGTGGTGACCTATCCAGCATCGCGCCAAAGCTGAATCGAGAACAAGCGATTGAAGCTGCGATATCCTCTCACCGCACGTTTACTGTCGGCAAAAAGTCGATTGAAAACAAAAACGCGAAACTGATGGTGAGACTGGACGAGAACCAAGTCGCCCAAGTGGTGTATCTGGTCGATTTCTTTATCGCGTCCTCAATGCCAGAGCGCCCTTTCTACTTTATTGATGCCACAACTGGCGATGTGCTCCAAAAATGGAATGGACTAAACCACGCTAAAGCATTAGGTACTGGCCCAGGTGGCAACCTCAAAACCACTCGATATGAATATGGCAGTGACTTCCCTAGCTTTCCCATCGACAAGACAGGTACAACTTGTACGTTAGAAAATGACTCGGTTAAAACTGTAGACTTGAACAACGGAACCTCTGGAAGTTCAGCTTACAGTTACGACTGTAGCGACAACACCAATTATACTGACCACAAATACGTTAATGGCTCCTACTCGCCTCTCAACGATGCTCATTACTTCGGTAATGTCGTGTTTGATATGTACAAAGAGTGGATGAACACATCGCCTTTAACTTTCCAACTGACGATGCGAGTTCATTACAGTACCGACTATGAAAATGCCTTTTGGAATGGCTCATCGATGACCTTTGGGGATGGTGGAAGCACCTTTTACCCATTGGTCGATATCAACGTAAGCGCGCACGAAGTCAGCCACGGCTTCACTGAGCAAAACTCCGGCCTTGTGTACCAAAACATGTCGGGCGGTATCAATGAAGCCTTCTCCGATATTGCGGGCGAAGCGGCTGAATACTACTTACGTGGCAGTGTGGATTGGATTGTCGGAAGCGATATATTCAAATCAGAAGGCGGCTTGCGTTACTTTGATCAACCTTCAAAAGATGGTCGTTCGATTGATCACGCCTCGCAATACTACGATGGCTTGAACGTTCACTTATCTAGCGGTGTTTATAACCGTGCCTTTTACCTTTTAGCGAACAAGTCTGGCTGGGATGTGCGTAAGGGTTTTGAGATATTCACGGTTGCCAACCAGTTGTATTGGACGGCAAACAGTACCTTCGATGCCGGTGCGTGTGGCGTAGCGAAAGCCGCAGCGGACATGGGCTATGTGGTTGCCGATGTTGAAGATGCTTTTAATACAGTAGGCGTCAATGCAAGTTGTGGTGTGATGCCTCCAACTGGCAATGTATTAACGAAAGGCACACCGATTGCGAACTTGAGCGGGAATCAATCCTCAGAGACCTTCTATACCTTCACCGTTGATTCTGCATCCAGCGTGACGGTTTCAATGTCTGGTGGTTCAGGTGATGCCGACCTTTACGTTAAATCAGGCAGTAAGCCGACAACCTCAAGCTACGATTGTCGCCCTTATCGTGCTGGCAACAATGAGCAGTGTAGTGTGAGCGCTCAGCCGGGTATCACCTACCATGTGTTACTGCGCGGATACTCGAACTATTCTGGCCTAACGTTACGTTTAGATTGA
- a CDS encoding peptide-methionine (S)-S-oxide reductase, protein MEQIYLAGGCLWGVQEFIKYVPGVISTEAGRANGNSAQTPIDAVKSNTTENGTSNNSDYDGYAECVQIEFDPSITSVTILMEHLFEIIDPYSVNKQGVDVGEKYRTGVYSTNALHLTEAERYITSRDDADRIALEILPLTSYAASDDIHQHHLSQFPEDHHLCNVPWDLLHKYK, encoded by the coding sequence ATGGAACAAATCTATTTGGCGGGCGGCTGCTTGTGGGGTGTACAAGAATTTATCAAATACGTTCCGGGTGTCATCAGCACAGAAGCAGGCCGTGCGAATGGAAACTCCGCACAGACACCAATCGATGCCGTAAAAAGCAATACAACAGAAAACGGTACATCAAATAATAGTGACTATGATGGCTACGCGGAGTGTGTCCAGATAGAGTTTGACCCAAGCATCACTTCAGTAACCATTCTAATGGAACATCTGTTTGAGATCATCGACCCATACAGCGTCAATAAACAGGGCGTCGATGTGGGTGAGAAATATCGCACTGGTGTTTACAGCACTAATGCCCTGCACTTAACTGAAGCTGAGCGCTATATTACCTCTCGTGATGATGCAGACCGAATCGCTCTCGAGATCCTGCCATTGACCAGTTATGCCGCCAGTGATGATATCCACCAGCATCACCTTAGCCAGTTCCCTGAAGACCACCACTTGTGCAATGTTCCTTGGGATCTGCTGCATAAGTATAAATAA